AAGAGTAGCTCAAGGTTATATGGGAGATATTTGGTGTTGGACACAACTCTTGGTTCCTCATCAGTGCCTGTTCCtgtctccctcctcttcctcattttcTAGGCTTGGaagaatgttttttcctttttcagtgaaattaaatacaCCATCACTCTTCCCTGCCCATGAGGAAAACCTTTCCAGGAAACAGCTGACTGTAAAACTGACTGGGAACAATGATACGGGTAAAAACCAGCGGGGACAGAACAGCCCAAAAACCAGACAGATGAAGCATTTGATCCAAGACAGgtcaggtttggtgctgcaGGTGAGACAGAACCTCGTGATTCCTCCCTGGACGAGCCGCACGAGGCTGCTCGGCCGGGAGGAGGCGACGGACGGACACTCACTGTGAGGAGCTGGACCATGTCCACAGGTCTCTGCGACACGGGGTGAGGCGACGGCTCCTGTTTGAGCCCGGCCTGGGGCTCTGGGCGGCTCAGGGGCGGCCCCGACGTCGTGGGGATAAACATGGATTGCTTGGGAACCGCCTGGGGCTGGTGTGGCGACGGAAGCTCCTGTTTCATGGAGACGGCGACAGGTGAGGGGTAGGAGGTCTGGCCCGTGTCCCCCTGGGCCCTCTGGAGGTGGACATGAGGGTCCATCTGTGCCGTGTGTCTGTTCACGGCAGGGTGGTGACTCTGCTCCGACCCCGCTGCCGGAGGGCCCTTGGGATCCTGCGGGATCTGAGGAGTCTTGCTGCGCACTGGCTGGCTGGGGTGCGAGTGCTCGCCCTCCGGTAGaccctgggaagcaggaggggggaaaaagggaagctTTTAGGCTGTGGGTGTATcagatttcattaatttaaCAATAAGGTGCCAGGACATCATCACATTCTAGGTGGAGATGTGTCTCcacaccacagccctgctgtggtggTACCTGGGCCTGTCTCCCACTTCCAAGTCCACCTGAGCTGAAATCCCACCCCCTGAATTCTGCTCCAAGTCCATCCTTAGCCTCACCATCCACCTGAGGATGCCTGACCTACGCAGCCCCTTGGTGCTGACAATTCTCATGACAGCTCTATGTCCAGAAACCCGCAGGCAGCTTCCCACCTCCCGCTTTGAGACCCAGAGTAGTTAAGGAAGTGGGATGTCTCAGCTTCCTCTGATGCTGAGCAGCGTTTGAACCCCATTTTTCAAAAAACCCAGTTCCTCTTGTACTGTGAACTTAAGCAGGGCCTGAAGACTAACCATGGAGAGTTAAGTTCAGCTCTTATGACcacacagagctgtgtcacAGCCACAGTTAGATCAGAATGCTCCAGATTCCAAGGAGAATCGAGTTCCAGACTCCAGGgagaggttttatttctcacctGTGAGGGGGTCATGCTGCGGGAGGGCAGCCCGATGGGCGAGGCGCCGGGGAACTGCGGGTGCCCGAGCTGTGCCGCCGTGTGGTAATTCCTCATGTCGCCGTACACGGAGCGGTAGTCGTGGAAGGAGCTGCCAGCGGGATGCATGATCTGCACCCCGTGTGGGACCACCACCGGCTGCGTCAGGGGCAGCCCAGGCAGTTGGCTGCCCGAGGGCACGCTCAGGAGCCGGGGCTCGCTGTGAGGAGAGTGGGCCACCTTGCCTTCGGAGGATTTGGGAGTCTCTTTCCCGGGTTGCGGGGTCTTACTGACGGGGGGAGTTTTCCCGGCCCCTTCGGGCGTCCGGGACTGCCGCGTTTCCGAGTGGTGCTCGCCCACGGCAGCCATGTGCGGGTGCATGATCATCCTGACGTCCCGGGGCACATTGTACTGGTCCAGCCGGATGCTGGTGGGATGCATGCGGTAATCCGGCTGCATCACCAGCACGTCCGACTGCACCGGCGCCGGGCCCCGGCACACGGTCGAGTGGtggaagtgcagctcctcctcgggggggtgctgggaggaCAGCGGGGGCATGACAATGTCCCGGATGGGGGTTGGCTGAGGCGTGCTAGATCGCTGAGGTTTGATCTCCatctggggctgcagagcagcacggGGCGAGTGGAGCGCTTCCGGGCGGATTCCGTATGGGATGCCGGAGAGAGGAGGGGTGTTCATCCTCACCTCACCTTGGGACAGATGGCCCAGGGACACAGTCTGTGTTACACTGTGAGGGGGCATGATAACAGATTGCTCGGGATGCATGCTGGAGATGTACTGAGGAACGGGAATTCCCGGCGCCAGCATCACTGGGGTACTGCTGGACAGAGCCGGAGACGAGGTACTGCCGGGATGACAGGCCCGGGGGAACGGCGACGGCGAGTGCCCGCTGGTGCGTGGTGAGTGCGGCTCCTGCTTGGTGACCCCCAGGTGGGAGATGGCCCGGTCGGTCGGGGTGCTGGGTCCCGAGCTGACGTGGTTTGCTTCCGAATGTAtcttcccagagagggaagagtgGTGAGGACTCACTCCGGGACTCAAGCTGGAGGGTTGCAGAGTCTTGGTCtccactttcagagcagctggGTCGGACAGTTTTTTGTTCACGACCATCTGGTTATGGACCAGTACAGGTGGAGTGTTGACCGTCTGCGTCAGGACCTTGCCGGGCTGCGACGCCGGAGTCTGGACAGTGAGGTGGGAAGAGTCCGACTTGTCCAGCGCGGCGCGCTCCTGCTTCACGGAGGAGATGACGGGCGATGTGTTGTAGGGCTGTGTTCCAAGTACCAGTGAAGAATGGGTGGAAACAGTCCCGTAGCCCACCGAAGTCTGGGAGCCTTTTGGTGCTGGCTGAGACGGCGTGATGGGCTCCTGTTTAATCTGAGACTTGGACACAGACTGCTGGAACTCGATGTCCACGGCGCTGGCTGGGGGAATCTGGCTGATCTTGGCACTGATTCGCTGCGGGCCTTCCGTCTTTTGCCCCGAGTAACTCAGGAGCACCACACCTTCCGAGGTGTTCACCCGCAGCCCCGGGCTGGACCCAGTCTCCACAGGCCTCTCCTCGATAATAGACATCGATCCTGGATGGAACCTGCTATTATCATTTGTGCTCGACCTCTGCTTGAATTTTGGTGAGGGAGCGTTGACGAGGCAGGTCTGGGTTTGGGGAGCTTGTTTCACCAAGGTAATCCTGGGAGCCTCCTCCAGATCCACACTGTGGGGCATCCTGCTGATGACAGAAGTGGCTTTGGGAGCAATCACGGTGCTGATCTTCTCCTTCTCGCTGAACACTGGCGCTTCGGCCACCGGTGGGTCCAAGGCATTGGTGATGGGAACTGCCGGCTTCTCCTCCGACACCGCCTTGATGGCCTCCACGGCGGGGTGGAGAGGTGCCTCTTCCAGACACGGTGCGCTCACCGGCTCAGCGTGCGTTGTTGTCACGTGCGTGGAGGTTATGCTTGTCGCCGAGACGTATTTGGGCTCCATGAGTATCTTCCTCAAAGTGCTGGAGTTTGTGTCAATATCCGACGCCTTTGTGTCTGGTGGGAGAGCGGGCGGGGGCGTGGAACGGGCACGGGGTTCCTCATGCCTGACCATCCACTCTGGCACCTTGGCAGCACCGGAGTGAAGGGGGACGATGGCGGAGGGCACCGGGGTGGGCAGCTTGGCCACTGCCGCGGGGACGGTGGGAAGGGCTGCATTCGGGGCGCTTGGTGGCGTGACTGGAGCGTTCTCCAGGGGCGACCGGATCTTGAACCCGCTCTGACTCCCCTCATCTAGGGGAACCGGCGGGCTGCCCAGgtccagaggagctggagcggGTGCTTTCGGAGAGGTGCCGCTCTCAGCGACAGCCTCATGGGCAGCCACGACATCAGCGGCCACAGCCTTGGTGGGGTCAGAAGCGCTTGGCTCCACGGATGCTGAGGGTTTAAtttgtttctcctcctttgAGACTTCCTCAGGTTTTGCCTTTACCTCGTTGGCAGGGGGTGACCTGCTCTGCACCCTCTCCGGTTCAAAGGCATTGACCTCGGGGGTGTCACCCTTCCTGCTCGTGCTCTTCTTGCGTCTCTGCCGTGAGGTTTTCTGACGGCCCTTTTCCTTCCGAGCAACTTCAGCCTCCTGCAAGGTCTCGGCCTCCTGAGCGGAGTTGGAAGATTCGCTGAAGCTGACTTCGGACTCCTTGCTCTCCGTCTCCAACGGGACAGAGCCGGGCACTGGCTGTACTGCAGACTCGACGGCCGCCTCAGTTTCCAGGATATTGTTCACTGCCTGATCCGTCTCAGGCTCCATCTCCTCCCGAGGTGACGGTAACACCAAGGGCTCTGTGGGGATTTCGGCTTCTGATTCAGCGGGATACGTCGGGGGTGCAGGGAAGCTTTCAGTCTCCCCAGAAATGTCATTGATGATGGAGCCGATGGCCGCTGCCAGCTCCGTTTCACTCGCCTGGTGCGCGGGTTtatctgcctcctcctcctgacGGACTTCAGGCACATCTGCTGTCGGCTCTTTGTAAGCAGCAATCGTTGGAGGAGTTTCGGTGAGTTTTGCAATATTCTCCACCGCCTGCTCAAGCTCAATCTGCTTTGCCAACTGGGCGGCTTCGGGGGACTGCTTGGGCTCCCGCGTCACCTCCTTCTCCATTTCTGGGAATGAATCTTCTACCTCATTCTTAGTGAAGTGGGGTGGCAAGATGTCCTCTTTTGGGGGGCTCTTCATCTTGGGTGGCGACACCGCCACcggctctgcctcctcctcaggGGGTCGCAAGGCGCCCTTGACTTCGTCCACGTTCAGGCGTATTTCCACGTTTTTGAGACACACAGATGCTTTATCGACGAcagttttggtatttttgtaCCTTCCCCTTTTGGATTTCGTAACCTTCTCTGGCACTGGCTTCTTCTCAGTGATCTCAACTGTGGGGATTTCGAGCTGGTTTTTCTCCACATCCAGTTCTTTCCGATCCCGTTTCTGCTCACTCGCTGCTGGCTCTTTCTCAGCAGCTTTAGCTTTATTGCTGTTGTCTCCCATGCTCAATTCCTGACTgcttctttcagcagcagcatcttcagaCTCAGTTGTGGTATCGGCTTTCGGTTcgttcttccctttcttcccctgtTGGCTGGTAGCAGCTGATGAGTGACTGTGTGTGAGCTTCTGGGATCTAGGGGACCTCCAACCCTCTACAGGCTTAGGAGCTTCCACGGTATCTTTACTTTCAGCCTCCTCCACCTCTTGCTGTACTGGTTCAGTCTTTATTGGAGAGATGTCCTCCTCTGGCTTACGGCGGGTTTTCGGAGGTCTTCCCCTCCTCGGGGTCGTGGGAACAGTTGTTACTGTTTCCTGCggttccttttcccctctcttcctgGTGGATCTAGTGACCTCCATGGAGTCCTTCACTGGAGATGGGCCTTCATTGTCCCCTGTGGTAGCGTAGACTGACCTCACATTTCTGCGCCTGGTCCGGCCTATCGGCAGGCTTGGCTCCACGTTTTCCGGCTCTGCAGCAGAACTCGGGGATTTAGCAGCATTCCTCGAAACCTTCTCCGCCTCCACTTTCAATTCAGACAGTTTCTGGGCCTCCCCACGAGGAGAGCTCGaccttttcagcttttcacGGTCAATTCTTTCACTCTTCCTCGTGACGGGCTTTTCCGTGACACTGGCTGCAGCCGACTGCACGGGTGTCTTGGAGCGTTTACTCTTGTAGGATTTCTTATCTTTTACAACCACTGGAGGTTCCACTTCCATATCATTGTCAGAAACAGGTGGCAGGACCTCAGCAGTTGCCTCCACTTTTTGACTCACACCAGCATCAGCGTTGGCAGAAGGTGGAGGATTTTCCTCTTTAGGTTCAGCAGCCTCATCCGACTTCTGAGCCAGCTTGGGCACAGGAGGAAGCAGCTGGGCAGCCTCAGGTTCTGGATCTACACTGATGTCTGCATCGGAAAATGAAGCCCCAGGAGTAGGAGGTTTGGTATCCAAGTATGAAGGATGCTCTGTTGCCACAGCATCTTCCTCCGGCGCCAGGGTCGTAGCAACAACTTCTTTACTCGCTTCTACAACCGACGGAGGTTCCGTTTGCTCAGGAGGTTCCGTTTTGACAGGAGCAGCGAgttcaggaaaaggtttttgttcctctgctgcagcagcaggttcaCAAGGTTTCTCTTCTTTGACAGAAGGTGGTTCCACCAGGACCTTTTCGCTCGCTACCTTCTCAGGAGCGATGGGAGCTGGTTCCTGTGGCACAGTGACCAATGAGGGACCGACCGAGGAAGTTTTGTGTTCTGGTTCTTTACTATCAGGAACTGTTTCTGGTGTTTTCGGACAGTTTTCTTTATCTTCCTGTTTTTCCACTTCCTTTGGTTTCTgatccttctccttttctttctgctgcattCGCGTCAGCTCAACAAACCTGCTGTGGAAGAGAACCACCGGCTCTTGCACCAAATCAGCCGCGCTGTTCGTCCCGTCGGaggaggactgtctcccataCAACCTTCCAGAGATGAAGTCCAGATCATCATCTTTCCTCTCTAAATGCTGCAGGCGCTTGGAGTCCTGCTCAAAGATTGAACTGTGCAAAAACCGAGACGCAAACAGTTCCTGCCGCTCTTGTTCTTCCTCTTTATGATCTTCTTTCTTATCATCCAGTTTTCCGCCTTCGGAatctgttctgatttttttctttttcatgtacCAAGATGGAATAGGTCTTGGAGCTGAGTCAACCTTCTCTTTGTCTTTATTGTTTCTAAAACTAGCAAACCTTGAATCCCAGTCTAGAAAGGACCAGTTTTCCTCTCGTGATGAAGAGAGGGATTTAGCTCTTTCAAGCAAGGCCTTTGTGTCTGGTGTGATTGTCTTGTCCAATGCAAAAGagtaaaatttgtttctttctaagGAACTGGACagtctttcctctctttcacgTAACTTCTCCTCTCTGTCTCTTAATAAAAAAGACAACCTGGAACTCTCTAACAAGGACGAGGCTTTCGGGGAATGGggtttgttttctccatcgtcATCCGAATCCGAAGGCACCTCCCCAGGCTCCAGGTCCCGGACAGACCGTTTCCGGATGCTGTCTCTTTTGACGATGCTGCTTGGAAAGCTGATGTCAACTCTCCCAGGCTCCTGCTTCACCTGGGTTTCCCACCTGCTTGAGTCTTCCTCAGAACTCATCACGGAGAGTTTTATTTTAGCCATTTCTGCCATCTGCTCCCTTCTGCTGGAATCGTAAGGATTGAATTTCAGCGAGTCCTCCCTCACAGTCATGTTTGAGTATGAAAGAcccttttcttctattttaggTGACTCTTTGGTTTCCTTTAATGGTATTAGCCTTGGAGAATCGAGTGTGTCGTCATCCTCATGGAATGGGAAGTGTCTGATGCTCGGGGAACAGGACATCCTTTCTGAGTCCTCACTCACCTGACGAGAACTTCTGTAGTTCCTTTCTCTTTTAGTGCTAATTTCAAAGTCAAACTGgtcagtctttttctttttactcgGTGGAGAGTCATCGGTGACGTCTTGTGGAGGTTTTCCTACCTCGTGGACCAGGCTCCGCCTTTCATATTCATCCACATCTTTCTTTGGGCTGCCGAACTTCTCCGACTTCGCGATCTCCATTTCCAGCTGTTGTTTCAACCTGCGGCTTTGCTCCATTTGTTTCCGGTAGCTCTGCGTGTGGTCAATGTCGATGCCGATCTTCTCCTCCGTGTCAGCTGACTGAGGTTTCTCTTGGCCAAGTTTATGGTCTGGTGTTTCTTCGGGAAGACCAGAGTAATTCTTCCTTGTGTCCTCTCTCTCAGTTCCCTGCTCGTCCAGCAACTGTACCTGTTTATGTTGGGGTTTCATCGGGTTCAGTTTTTTAGACGGGAGTTCCTGAACTTCCACGGATTCATCAGGTGCCTCCATCAGCCTCGTCTGCATATCCAGGGTGGGACGCATGCCAATCCCACCGACACTAAGAGTGTCCTGAATTTCTTTGGGACTAGTAACAGGAATAAGTCTTTCCAGTTTGAGCTTTTTAGATTCCCTTTTAAGCATCTCCTTCCTCAGTGGTTTCCTCTCCAACTCTCCATCCCTTAACATCGGTGCTTCTCTGGACGATGCCGTCGCATCAAGTTGCTTTTTCAAGACCATGCGTGCATCCTCCTCATCCTGGCTGCTCCGTTTGACATCCAGCTTTTGCCTGTCAGGCTTTGGATTTGCATCGGCAAAACGCCTTTTACGAGCCTCCAGTTTGTCTAAATCAACCGTGTTGGTCCCCTCAGAAGTTTGCTCTGTCTTCAAGTGCTttttgggtttcatttttccctccttaTCCACCACTTCGATGTGACTGGCAAGGGTTTTCTCCTTCTGTAACTTGGTTCTGACGGGCTCCAGTTTAGACTGCTCAGACTTGGCTTGCTCAGCCTGGGATGTCTGGGTTTTCTGTTCAAGCAGTGGGGATTTCAGAGTGTCATTATCAAGCTTTGCTCTCAGTTTCTCCAGCGTGGGTTGATCAataaccttcccttccttttccttcacacGGGTCAGCACAACGCAGGGCATCAGTTCCAGGCGGTTTTTCGCTGTCCCTTCTTTGTCACCcctctctttgctttgtttacTGTTGCCCTTCAGTTTTTCTGGGCTAGGCTCTCTCTCATTCTCCTGATCCGTTTCCGAGGACTGGGAGCTGGGCGAATGGATTTTCGCTTTTCGTTTTTGCTTatccattttctccttttcaattttttccggcttttccttcctcaccAAGCGTTTCTCCTTGTCCACCCTCTCCTGCTCAAACACGCGCTCCTTCTCCGCCTTCTCGTTTTTTGCGTACCGTTCCACGCGGGCCTTGTCAAGCTTGTCGTAGcgtggaggggacagggagctgcagctgccactgcGATCCGATGACCTGCTGTAAATCCTCCTCTCTGAGTCGCTCTGCAGCCGCTCTGACTGCGAGGGGGACGCTCCAGGGCTCTGCGGGCGCCGCGAGTGCGTCGGGCTCTGGCTCCGCTCAATTGGTCTCCGCTCATGGTCTCTGTCCCGATCAGATTCGAACcgttccctctccctctctctctcccgtTGCCTGTAACTGTACTCCCGAATGTCCTGCTCATAGGGATCACCACGGTAATCCCTGTACTCGCGCGGGTCATCGTAGTATCGTGGGTCATAGTAGTCTGCTTGGTAGGGATCCCACTCGGCGTAGAATTCCCTGCCCCGGGCCGGGTATTCTCGTCGAGGATCTTCAGGATATGTCCCCGGGGTCCGAACAGTCTCGTAGTAAGTACGATCAGGGGCGTATTCGTAGGATCCTCTTCGTTCGTCTCTgctaaacataaaaataaacagattctAGTTCTCCTCCTCAGCCAACATGCTGTGTTACCACCATCCTTCCTAGGTgagagaatggtttgggttggaaggaatcttaaagatcatggaatcattaaggttggaaaagagctttaagatcaccaagtccaactgttGACTCACCAGCCCtaccaccatgttcaccatcAAACCATGTGCTCAAGTGTCACAGCCACATGTAAGGGAATTTCAGGATCTTTTTCCCTAGGTGCATCAAGGTAGCTGCACACGGAGATTTAACAATGAATTGGTTTcctccttttctattttttccagttctccCTTCCTCACCAACCACTTCTCCTTGTCTATCCTCTCCTGTGCAGTGGACTAAACACTTTGTTAACTTATCAAACACCAAATGCAGTTAATTGGTCATTTCATAACAGCTCTCTCAAGTAttgtttcaccaccctcactcCTTCATTTTTGTCAAATTCAAACCTTGCATGAAATGAAGGTAAAACCGACCCATGtatgggctgggcagggtgaAGACACCCCATCTTCAGAACCCAAGATCTAACTCTGAAAACATGAGGCAAATCAAAATTCAAGGGTGGAATCTCTCTGTTATTAAGCAGTAAAGTGGCAGtaagatttctttaaaaaccctAAGCCCTGTAAGTGATCCCTTAATTCCAAAATTAGCTCTTGTGCCGCATGTGACTTGCTGGCATTGCCTATTTACAGTAAACCCAAGTCAACAAATATCAGGTTGTTTATGAGATCAGGTGAATTCATTCAGCAAAGTAAGTCAAGCAATTAATGTTGTTATCTCAATACCTCCAAAGGgcaaaaataagtaatttataACACTAaacatggcagggaggtggcacaAAGCTGGAGCTCCAAACCCCCACCATTACGGAGTGTTTTGCAcctggggggggtcaggctctgctcccaggtaatgagtgacaggacaagacGAAATgggctccagctgtgccaggggagggtcaggttggacatcaggaggaatttcttcatggaaaggggGATTGAacattggcaggggctgcccagggaggtggtggagtccctccccctggaggtgtccaaggaatgactggatgtggcactcagtaCTCTGGGgtggggacaaggtggggatggggtacagcttggactcgatgatcttgaaggccttttccaaccttaattatgctgtaattctgtgattccacatATTTGGCTTCACAGTTTATGTTTTATGTTAAAAGCTGGCAGCTTCCACTTTTTAAGAAACgtacaaaatagaaaaagaaacaaaacatggaggaaaaaaacttcaCCCTGCAAGAGAAGTGGGATGTTGTGAAAGGCAGCTGTGAAGCTAAAAACATTAATCAGggattttctttggtttttcatgcttttttctcCGTTTGGGTCTTATTTAACCACAACCCTGAGAGGTTTGTGCAGATCCCAGCATCACTGCAAGGAGGAGCTTGGAGGGGCACCAGAAGCTGCAGAATTACAGGAGTCACTGCAGAGCTCACTCTGTATTCCCAAGGATCTCGTAGTGACTGTGTGAGCAGagtgacagaaaaggaaaaaccagaCTAACGTGCATCCAAACACCAGAAATCAACATTCTGCTCGGGATTATGACGGGCCCACCTGACTCCTGCATGCTAAAAATCATCCAATAACACGCTTCTCTTGTCTGAATTCCACGTAGTTCTGAGGACACGCTCACTGCTGGCACATCTGGCAAGGCCTAGGGAAGGCACACTTGTATTTCTGTTATGCAAATCCCAAATTTCCAAccctttcttgcttttaaatctGGTCATTTTGCACTATGTCACACCGATCTATTTTGCTGCAAAACAAGACTGGATTTATCCAGCTCTCAGGTACAATCGGCGCCACGCTGGGCTGACTCCTGGGCAAACAGAGCCCTGACAATGAAGGTAACAAAACATGGTGGGTTTTTAGtcagtggaggaaaaaagactAAAATGTGGAGTGTTTCTGTGCCAGGTCTGCAGGGGTAAGGTGAGCA
This genomic window from Chiroxiphia lanceolata isolate bChiLan1 chromosome 22, bChiLan1.pri, whole genome shotgun sequence contains:
- the SPEN gene encoding msx2-interacting protein isoform X2, whose protein sequence is MVRETRHLWVGNLPENVREEKIIEHFKRYGRVESVKILPKRGSEGGVAAFVDFVDIKSAQKAHNSVNKMGDRDLRTDYNEPGTIPSAARGLDDTVSIASRSREVSGFRGGGGGPTYGPPPSLHAREGRYERRLDGASDNRERAYEHSAYGHHERGTGGFDRTRHYDQDYYRDPRERTLQHGLYYTSRSRSPNRFDAHDPRYEPRAREQFTLPSVVHRDIYRDDITREVRGRRPERNYQHSRSRSPHSSQSRTQSPQRLPSQAARPTRSPSGSGSRSRSSSSDSLSSSSSTSSDSDSSSSSSDESPARSVQSTAVPAPASQLLPSLEKDEPRKSFGIKVQNLPVRSTDTSLKDGLFHEFKKYGKVTSVQIHGASEERYGLVFFRQQEDQEKALNASKGKLFFGMQIEVTAWIGPETESENEFRPLDERIDEFHPKATRTLFIGNLEKTTTYHDLRNIFQRFGGIVDIDIKKVNGVPQYAFLQYCDIASVCKAIKKMDGEYLGNNRLKLGFGKSMPTNCVWLDGLSTNVTDQYLTRHFCRYGPVVKVVFDRLKGMALVLYNEIEYAQAAVKETKGRKIGGNKIKVDFANRESQLAFYHSMEKTGQDIRDFYEMLAERSRDERRGSYEYAPDRTYYETVRTPGTYPEDPRREYPARGREFYAEWDPYQADYYDPRYYDDPREYRDYRGDPYEQDIREYSYRQRERERERERFESDRDRDHERRPIERSQSPTHSRRPQSPGASPSQSERLQSDSERRIYSRSSDRSGSCSSLSPPRYDKLDKARVERYAKNEKAEKERVFEQERVDKEKRLVRKEKPEKIEKEKMDKQKRKAKIHSPSSQSSETDQENEREPSPEKLKGNSKQSKERGDKEGTAKNRLELMPCVVLTRVKEKEGKVIDQPTLEKLRAKLDNDTLKSPLLEQKTQTSQAEQAKSEQSKLEPVRTKLQKEKTLASHIEVVDKEGKMKPKKHLKTEQTSEGTNTVDLDKLEARKRRFADANPKPDRQKLDVKRSSQDEEDARMVLKKQLDATASSREAPMLRDGELERKPLRKEMLKRESKKLKLERLIPVTSPKEIQDTLSVGGIGMRPTLDMQTRLMEAPDESVEVQELPSKKLNPMKPQHKQVQLLDEQGTEREDTRKNYSGLPEETPDHKLGQEKPQSADTEEKIGIDIDHTQSYRKQMEQSRRLKQQLEMEIAKSEKFGSPKKDVDEYERRSLVHEVGKPPQDVTDDSPPSKKKKTDQFDFEISTKRERNYRSSRQVSEDSERMSCSPSIRHFPFHEDDDTLDSPRLIPLKETKESPKIEEKGLSYSNMTVREDSLKFNPYDSSRREQMAEMAKIKLSVMSSEEDSSRWETQVKQEPGRVDISFPSSIVKRDSIRKRSVRDLEPGEVPSDSDDDGENKPHSPKASSLLESSRLSFLLRDREEKLREREERLSSSLERNKFYSFALDKTITPDTKALLERAKSLSSSREENWSFLDWDSRFASFRNNKDKEKVDSAPRPIPSWYMKKKKIRTDSEGGKLDDKKEDHKEEEQERQELFASRFLHSSIFEQDSKRLQHLERKDDDLDFISGRLYGRQSSSDGTNSAADLVQEPVVLFHSRFVELTRMQQKEKEKDQKPKEVEKQEDKENCPKTPETVPDSKEPEHKTSSVGPSLVTVPQEPAPIAPEKVASEKVLVEPPSVKEEKPCEPAAAAEEQKPFPELAAPVKTEPPEQTEPPSVVEASKEVVATTLAPEEDAVATEHPSYLDTKPPTPGASFSDADISVDPEPEAAQLLPPVPKLAQKSDEAAEPKEENPPPSANADAGVSQKVEATAEVLPPVSDNDMEVEPPVVVKDKKSYKSKRSKTPVQSAAASVTEKPVTRKSERIDREKLKRSSSPRGEAQKLSELKVEAEKVSRNAAKSPSSAAEPENVEPSLPIGRTRRRNVRSVYATTGDNEGPSPVKDSMEVTRSTRKRGEKEPQETVTTVPTTPRRGRPPKTRRKPEEDISPIKTEPVQQEVEEAESKDTVEAPKPVEGWRSPRSQKLTHSHSSAATSQQGKKGKNEPKADTTTESEDAAAERSSQELSMGDNSNKAKAAEKEPAASEQKRDRKELDVEKNQLEIPTVEITEKKPVPEKVTKSKRGRYKNTKTVVDKASVCLKNVEIRLNVDEVKGALRPPEEEAEPVAVSPPKMKSPPKEDILPPHFTKNEVEDSFPEMEKEVTREPKQSPEAAQLAKQIELEQAVENIAKLTETPPTIAAYKEPTADVPEVRQEEEADKPAHQASETELAAAIGSIINDISGETESFPAPPTYPAESEAEIPTEPLVLPSPREEMEPETDQAVNNILETEAAVESAVQPVPGSVPLETESKESEVSFSESSNSAQEAETLQEAEVARKEKGRQKTSRQRRKKSTSRKGDTPEVNAFEPERVQSRSPPANEVKAKPEEVSKEEKQIKPSASVEPSASDPTKAVAADVVAAHEAVAESGTSPKAPAPAPLDLGSPPVPLDEGSQSGFKIRSPLENAPVTPPSAPNAALPTVPAAVAKLPTPVPSAIVPLHSGAAKVPEWMVRHEEPRARSTPPPALPPDTKASDIDTNSSTLRKILMEPKYVSATSITSTHVTTTHAEPVSAPCLEEAPLHPAVEAIKAVSEEKPAVPITNALDPPVAEAPVFSEKEKISTVIAPKATSVISRMPHSVDLEEAPRITLVKQAPQTQTCLVNAPSPKFKQRSSTNDNSRFHPGSMSIIEERPVETGSSPGLRVNTSEGVVLLSYSGQKTEGPQRISAKISQIPPASAVDIEFQQSVSKSQIKQEPITPSQPAPKGSQTSVGYGTVSTHSSLVLGTQPYNTSPVISSVKQERAALDKSDSSHLTVQTPASQPGKVLTQTVNTPPVLVHNQMVVNKKLSDPAALKVETKTLQPSSLSPGVSPHHSSLSGKIHSEANHVSSGPSTPTDRAISHLGVTKQEPHSPRTSGHSPSPFPRACHPGSTSSPALSSSTPVMLAPGIPVPQYISSMHPEQSVIMPPHSVTQTVSLGHLSQGEVRMNTPPLSGIPYGIRPEALHSPRAALQPQMEIKPQRSSTPQPTPIRDIVMPPLSSQHPPEEELHFHHSTVCRGPAPVQSDVLVMQPDYRMHPTSIRLDQYNVPRDVRMIMHPHMAAVGEHHSETRQSRTPEGAGKTPPVSKTPQPGKETPKSSEGKVAHSPHSEPRLLSVPSGSQLPGLPLTQPVVVPHGVQIMHPAGSSFHDYRSVYGDMRNYHTAAQLGHPQFPGASPIGLPSRSMTPSQGLPEGEHSHPSQPVRSKTPQIPQDPKGPPAAGSEQSHHPAVNRHTAQMDPHVHLQRAQGDTGQTSYPSPVAVSMKQELPSPHQPQAVPKQSMFIPTTSGPPLSRPEPQAGLKQEPSPHPVSQRPVDMVQLLTKYPIVWQGLLALKNDTAAVQLHFVSGNNVLAHRSLPAPEGGPPLRIAQRMRLEASQLEGVARRMMVESDYCLLLALPCGRDQEDVVSQTESLKAAFISYLQAKQAAGIINVPNPGSNQPAYVLQIFPPCEFSESHLSRLAPDLLASISNISPHLMIVIASV